CAATATCCCGTTCCCTGATTTCAGTAAATTGGATATTAAGACATATTTCAAAAGACAAAAAATGTTTGCACATACCAAGCGGGTACCATATTTAAGCATAATAACCAGCAGGGGATGTCCCGGTAAATGTGTTTTTTGTTCAAAGGCAGTATATAAACAGCGGTGTTGTATGAGAAGTCCGGAAAATATGATAGAAGAAATAGAAAGAGATATCAAAGATTATAAGGTAAAGGAAATAAGGATATATGATGATTGTTTCACGCTTTCAAAATCCAGAGTTATAGAATTTTGCAAATTGGCAGTTAAAAAAAAATTGGACGTGAGTTTTGCTCTTCCAAATGGTATAAGAATTGATCAGGTTGATAAGGAAATGCTTGAATATATGCGTGCAGCCGGATTTTACATGCTTTTTTTTGGAGTAGAGTCGGGTGACCAGAAAGTACTTGACATAATCAATAAAGGCATTAAAATAGAAGAGATAAAGCAAGCAGTTAAATTATGCAAGAAAATGGGTTTTTATACCTGCATGTACCTGGTTGTCGGGTTACCCGGTTCTTCAAGCGAGTCGGAGAAAATGAGTTTGAAATTATTGAAAGAACTTAATCCTAATTTCATCGGTGTTTCAATGGTTACCCCATATCCCGGTTCTGAACTTTATAACGAGATGATGCGGAATAAAAAAAGTTTACAAAAATCATGGAATACTTATAAACACGATTATACTTCTAATAAAGGCGATTTGCTGTATATTCCTGCCGGTATGACTCAAGACGAAGTTATATACTGGTATAAAAAGATGTATAGGGATTTTTATTTAAGGCCTGCATTCTGGTTTAATCAATTCCGGAATATTTCCTGGTTGCCTCGCCGGTTTTGTTTTTTTACAAGTTCAGCGTATAGAAGATTTTTTAAAGGGTTTTAATATATTATGAGTAAACATAAAAAAAATAAAATAAATCACCAATTTAAAAACAATGTAAACCAACCTGTATCTCGGGAAGATTGGACTGACTTCATTTTTTCAAGAAAGGAATTAATTGTTGCCTTTGCAATTTTCATATCTGTCTTTTGTGTTTATCTTCTGACTTTCTGTAAAATGTTTTTTTTCGATGCTTTAATGTTTGCCTCGCTTATTGCAGAAAAAGAATCCGGGTGGAGTTCGCGGCTCGCGTGGGCTAATCATTTAAGTTTCAACTTCTATGGTAATTTATTTTGGAAATTTCTCAAATTTATCGGGTTACAAAAAATAGTTGAAACTGCACCGCCGGAGGGCTACAGCACCCTTCAGGTTATGAATTCGCTTTTTGGTTCTTTAACTTCCGCGCTTTTCTTTTTATGGTTAAAGAAATTAACAGGTAAAAACTGGATAGCAATCTGTTTTTCGCTGCTGCTCGCCTTCTCAAATACTTTTTGGTGGCGAAGTACCGATGCGCATGTTTACCCGCCTTCGGTTTTCCATACATTTATTTCGTTGTGGCTTGCATGGTCATATATGCGATATCCAAACAGGAAGAAACTTTTAATCCTGGCATGTTCATTGGGACTAACGGTTCTGATGCATCAAGGTAATATTTTTCTTATTCCAGCAATTGCTGTTGCAGTATTATATGTAAAAAAGGAAAGGATTAAAAATTTTGCTATATTTTCCGCAGTTACCGGTTTTATAATTGTAATACCGTACTTATGGGCGTTAACATATCAGGAACGGATATTATTATCAAGAGATGGAAATTTAGTTATTAATCAAAAATCCGTTTTGGCTTCCTATAAATGGCTTCTTGGCAACGCCGATTATATCGGACCTGAAGGGAAGATGGATTTGAAACAGAACGGTTACTGGAAAATGTTTAATTTAAAAAATATGACAATAGTTAATACGAAGGTATTAATGAATTGTATCTGGTTCAGGTCGGGTTTTGGTACTCCCGGGAACCAATTTTGGCCTATTGTCTCAAAAATAATATTTATCAGCTTATCACTTTTTTTCTTTTTTAAAGTGAAATTCTGGAAAAAACAACCGCATATATTTGCCCTTTTTGTAATCTGGATGGGAACTTATATTTTAATTGTAACAAATTTTAATCCGGGGAACGGGGATTACTGGTACCAGCATTTAATAACTATTTTTATTTTAATTGCCTATTCGTTTTCCGAGTTTTTAAACGATGAAAATGTAAGTTTGTTGTTGAGAAAGGCAGTAATGGGTTTATTTTTATGTTCAGTTGTTGTAATTCCGACAGTAAACTTTTTTGATTCAATTTATCCGATTTCCAGGGTTGAAAATAATGAAAATTATTTAAAGGCGTTATTTATAAAAAAATATGTAGAAAAAGGCGGCGTAGTAATAATTTCCGGGATAGGGTGGAATCCCGGGAAGGTTTATATACCTTCATTTGCAAATGTAGGGCGGATTTCTTTCGATTTAATTTTTTGTTATAATCCTAAAGCTGAAGGACTCCGGATTTTAAAAAATCAAGTCGAAACGCTTATAAGCCAGGGTATGAATGTTTATGCGTTATCTGAAATATTTTCAGAAGTGACCGGGAAAGGACTTAAGGACTGGAATGTTTCGATGAACGAAATAAAGGATATTTTCAAATGGTATGATTTCAAAATACTTGGAACCTACCGCGACGGCATGAAAATTATGCAGTTATTTCCTAAAAAGGGTTCAGCCGCTTATTATAGAGGTTCAGGGATAAGTTATTATAATGCGAAAGAATATAATAAGTCATTGGAAGATTTCTTAAATATTCCTGAAAGCAGCAAGACAGCTTTCGATTACAAGCTTATAGGTAATTGTTATATTTTAACCAATAATATACAAACTGCACTTCCTTTCTGGAAAAGAGCATTGCAGTTGAGCCCATCAGATACCGAACTAAAAAGATTAATCGATCATTATTCCCATCCTCAATAAAACAGCATAGATTTTATCTATATGAGAAGGAATCAAAGAAAGTACTTGACAAGTTTTAACATATTTGTTATAGTATGACTGACCAGTCAGTCAGTTTAAAATAGAACCAAAAGAGGAAGGTGTTATGAAGAAAAAAACAACAATTTTATTGGTTATTTTTTTTAATATATTATTTTATAATTATTGTGCTGCCCAGGAGATACTGACAATTGAAAAGTATTTATCTCAGGTAGAAGAAAACAATCCTGATATAAAATCCGTTGAGTTATCTATAAAAGCAATTGACCAGAAAATATTAGAAATGGATATGGCGTATTCACCTTATTTTTCCGGTAATTTCAATTATATGGATGATAAGAGCGGGCCTGGTTTTGGTTCAACGCTGCCCACACAGGAAATGTGGCTGACATCGTGGAATTTGGGATTAAACAAAAAATTCCCTTTTGGTTCGCTTGTATCTCTCGGTTATATAGATTCAACGGCAGAATTTGATTTGACGCAGCCGACTGTAATAATCGGACCGGACAAGGTTTCAAATTTTAAGGGATATGATATAAAACCATTTGTGCGAGTAAAACAGTCGCTATTAAAGGATTATAATTCGCGGTTAACCCAGTCAGGTATAAAAAAAGCAAAAAATGCGGCAAGAGCCGGTCAATATATGCAGATATTCAAGAAACAGCAAATTCTATTAAAAGCGCAATCGGCATATTTATCACTATCTTTTGACAGAGAAGTGGTTTATTTTAGGAAAAAATCTTTGGAGCGTGCAGAAAAAATATTTAAATGGAATGAGGATAAATACAATCTTAATTTGGCTGATAAAAGTGACCTGTTGCAATCTCAAGCCGGTTACAAATTAAGAGATTTTAACCTTACGATGGCAGTTGAAGATGAAGTAACTGCATGCCGTAATTTCAACGAAATTAGGGGTAAATCAAGTGAAGTTGTTGAAGAACAACTTCAGAAACTGGAAGAAATAAGTAAAGATTATGAAGGGACCGGTAGTTTGACTTATTCCGGTCAGCGGGCAGATGTCTTGTCTGCAAAAATGTTTTATGAAAGCAGTAAATTTGCAAATACCGAAGCACAGTACCGTTCCGGTCCGGAATTAAGTGTTTTCGGATTAGCATCTCTTCACGGACTTGATTTAAATTACTCCGATGCCTGGAGTCAGGTTACAGGTGCAGATAAACCTACTTACACGGTTGGCGTTAATTTTATGACATCGCTGGATTTTGGACTTATAAAAAAAGTTCGTAACGGATACACAATAGATGTAAAGTCATATGAAGAATCGTTAATTAAGACAGAGCTTTCCGCAAAAAATGACTGGGAACAGATTTTAAAAAACTGGAACAATGTAAAATCAAGATTGATTAATGCGGTTGAAATAAAAAATATACAAAGTGAAAGATTGGACAATGAGCAGCAGAGGTTTCAGCGTGGAAGAACGACAACATTTCAGCTTCTTGCCGCTCAAAATGATCTGGACGATGCAGAATTAAATGTGTATAGGTTAATATTGGAACAAATGATTACACACGCACAGACAAATCTTTACAATACGAAACCGATAGAATAGGCAAGTTCATAGAAATTAGTTCATAGTTCATAGCCGTACTTTAATATTTTAACTCCGAACCATGAACTATGAACTTCGAACTATAGAGGGGAATAAAATATGAATTTAGCAAGATTATCCATAAAAAGACCGACTTTTGTGACAGCGGTTATAGTTGTTATGCTTATAGTAGGTTTTATTTTTATGAAACGTATGAGTGTGGATATGTTCCCGGATGTAACTTTCCCGTATGTAGGGGTTACAACAATATATCCCGGCGCCGGTCCGCAAGAAATGGAAACCCTTGTATCAAAAGTGCTTGAAGAACAAATAAGTTCAATTGCAGGTTTAAAAAATGTAACTTCTACAAGTCAGGACGGGTTATCACTGGTTTTCGCAGAGTTTAATCTTGGAACTGATGCTAAATATGCAGAACAACAAGTCAAAGATAAAGTAGCTCAGGTACGAAATAATCTGCCTAATGATATCAAGGAACCCATTATAAAAAGATTTGACCCTGCCGACAGACCAATCTTGTTTTTAAGTTTATCCGCAAACCTCAATCCTGCTGAACTTTACGATTTGGCAGATACTACTATAAAAAACGGACTCGAACAAATTGCGAATGTCAGCAGTGTTGAAATCATCGGAGGTACAAAAAGAGAGATACAGGTTAACTTGGATCTGAAAAAACTCAAGGAATATGAAACGAGCCTTTCTATGGTCGCCGGAAGGGTCGCTGCCAATAGCGAAAATATTCCTATAGGAAAAGTTTCTCAGGGTGTCAATGAACTGACTTTCAGAAGTATTGGTGAATATAAATCAGTTGATCAAATAAAAAATGTTGTGGTAAATTTTTTTGGTAGTGACGTACCTGTAACGATAGATAAGCTTGGTGAGGTTAACGATACGACAGAAGAAGTAAAAACGTTGGGTCTTTTAAACGGTAAATCGGCATTGCTGATAGATGTATATAAACAGTCAGGCTCAAACACCGTTGAGGTTTCAGATTCACTAATGAAGCGGATAAGCAAACTTAACGACATATTAAAAAATGTAAGAGGTACACCGAGTCTTGCTATCATTCAAGATGGAGCAAGACCTATCAGGATGAATCTTGAAGACGTCAGGAATACTATTTTTGAAGGGATACTGCTGGCAATTATTGTAGTATTTCTTTTTCTGGGTAGTTTAAGGTCAACCTTTATTACGGTTATAGCCCTTCCAAACAGTTTGGTAGGTGCTTTTATTTTTATGGGGCTGGCAGGATTTTCAATCAACATGCTTTCCTTAATGGCACTTTCGCTTACTGTGGGATTGCTGATAGATGATGCAATAGTTGTCCGCGAGAACATTTTCAGACATATTGAGAACGGCGAAACCCCAATGGTAGCAGCCCAGAAAGGGACAGATGAAGTTATGCTTGCCGTAATAGCGACGACTCTGACTGTAATAGCGGTGTTTTTGCCGGTCGGATTTTTGCAGGGAATGGTAGGTCAGTTCTTCAAGGAATTTGGATTAACTGTTGTTTTTGCTATGACAATTTCGCTATTTGACGCTTTAACCACCGCACCGATGCTTTCGGCATATATGATTTCCAATATTAAACCGGAAAAGAAAAAAGATTCAGTTTTAGTTTCAATACTCAATGCACCTGTAAGATGGTTCGGAATTGTGCAGGATTGGCTTGACAAGGTTTATGAAAATACTATAAGATTCACGCTCAAGCATAAATTGACAATTATCTTTTTAGCGGTATTTATATTTTTATCAAGTTTAGGTTTAATAAAAAATATACCCAAAACATTCATGCCGAGTAACGAATTTGGTGAATTTTTTGTTTCTTTGGAAGCCGACCCAGGTTGTTCACTTAGCCAGATGGAAAAATATACAAATGAAGTGGATGTGATTTTAAGAAAAGAAAAAGATATAGAATATGTTTCCGCAACTATCGGAAATACCAATGGCGAAAGCAATGTAGCTTCCTTATATATAAAAATGGTACCTTCAAATCAGAGAAAACGTTCTACGGCAGATATGAAAGAATATGTCAGAAATATTTTAAGCCCTTATGCTAAAATTCTCCATTTAAAAGTAAACGATATGTCTATGGGAGGTGGCGATCAGCAGCCGTTTAATTTTATGCTTGTCGGTGACAATCTGGATGATCTGGCTAAGATATCAAACGGTTTAATCGATAAACTCAAAAAAATACCTGGTCTTGTGGATGTTGATACAAATTACAAGCCGGGTAAACCGGAATATCAGATAAAGATGAATCCTTCTAAGATGATTAAGCTTGGAGTTCAGTCAATTACCGCCGGATTGGAATTGCGAGGAATGGTTGAAGGTATTATTCCTGCAAAATACCGTGAAAACGGATTAGAATATGATATCAGAATAAAATTGCAGAATGATCAGCGTGATTTAAGCAAGTTGTTTAGTTCACTATATGTACCGAATGTTAATATGCAGCTGGTCAAACTTAGTAACATTGCTGACCCGGTCAAAACAACAGGTCCTTCCAAAATTTACCGAAGAAACAGATCCCGTTATGTTATGATAGTTGGAAATATGGGTAAGAATGGAGCCATTGGCGATATAACAGCTCAGGCGAAAAAAATATTATCTAAAGAAAAATTGCCAGAAGGTGTAACATATGAGTTTATTGGAACATCGGAAGATATGATGGACTTATTTAAAAACATGATGATAGCTGCAGCTTTGTCAATAATATTTATATATCTTGCCCTCGCAAGTTTATACGAATCGTTGATAATACCGTTTACAATAATGCTTGCACTACCATTGGCAATTGTTGGCGGATTGATAGCTACTTTTGTTGCACACCAGACATTAAATATGTTCACAATGATTGGTTTTATAATGCTATTAGGGCTTGTTACTAAAAACTCGATACTGTTGGTTGACTATACCCAGCGACTCATACGAAAAGGAATTGATTGTAACGAAGCTATTGTAAAGGCGGGACTTACAAGATTACGACCTATACTTATGACTACCTTTGCACTTATAGCAGGTATGATGCCGTTAGCCCTCGGACTAAGTGAAGTCGGTAAATCCCGAAGGGGTATGGGTATTGCCATCATTGGCGGACTAGTAAGTTCAACAGTACTTACGCTGGTGGTTATTCCTGCCGTTTTTGGTTATATGGATACTCTTCGCAGGTGGACCAGAAAATTAGTAGGAAGACCCGAACTAAGAGAAATTGATAAAGAAGAAGATTAAACTCTAACCTGTTAAATATAATACTGGATAAGTTACACTATCTAATGATGCAATAGTTGGATAAAACAATATGCCAAAACCAAAAAGCTGGGATCCCGAAGTAAAAAGACAAAAAATTTTAAATGCTGCAATTAAAATTCTAAACAATAAGGAATATCATAAATGTCCTATTGACGAAATTGCAAAGAATGCAGGTGTTGCAAAAGGGACAGTATATCTGTATTTCAAAAGTAAAGAAGAACTTTATTTTTCAATACTTTTTATGTTAACGGATAAATTAAACGAAATGGCGGATGATATCTACAAAAGTAATCTATCGGCAAGTAAGAAACTATTACTGTTTTTGGAAAAACAATTAGATTTTATGGGAAAATACCGAAATATTTTTATGGCTGTCAGACAGAATTTAAAATCACATAAAGAAAAATTTCATAATGCGCTTAATAAAAAGATTAATGTACTTATGGATATAGTCTCCCAAATTATTGAAAAAGGTAAAAAAGATGGTGAATTTAAAAGTTTTCCGTCTTCATCGCTTGCGGCGTTATATCTTTCACTTATGTCTGTCAATATACACCAGAAAATAGGAATGCATAATAAGATGATAGAAATTAATATCACTCCACAGTTTATATGGGACGTTTTTTCAAAGGGAATAGAAAAATGAATATAAAAAATATACCGATTATTTCAGGAGATTTAAAATGAGCATTATCGAAATTAAAGGTTTACAAAAAGAGTATCCTCTCGGTACTACCACTGTACATGCACTTCGCGGAGTCGACCTCAATGTCAACGAGGGCGATTTTATGAGTATAATCGGACCGTCAGGCAGCGGAAAGACCACGCTTTTGAATGTCATCGGATGTATAGACTTTGCAACAACCGGAAGCGTGAAAGTCAGCGGCAGAGAGATAACTTTACTGAATGACAAAGAAATTACCGATATAAGACTTAATAAGATTGGATTTATATTTCAAACATTCAATCTTATACCTGTTCTTGACGTCATTGAAAATGTGGAGTTCCCCCTTCTTTTGATGAAGAAACAGCCGGCTGCAGAAATACGGAAACGGGCTGAAAAACTAATTGATGAAGTGGGACTGAAAGAATTTATGAAACACCGTCCGGCAGAGCTTTCCGGCGGACAGAGGCAGCGCGTAGCAATAGCGCGGGCGCTTGTTACTAATCCCGACATAGTACTTGCTGATGAACCGACAGCAAACCTCGATTCGGTAACAGGTGACCAGATTCTGGAATTAATGAGGGAAATGAACCGGATAGAGAAAACGACATTTATTTTTTCAACCCATGACGCCAATGTCTTAAAATATGCAAATAATATAACAAAAATTAAAGACGGACTCATTGAAATAAATAGTTAGTTAATAGTTCTGAGTTTATAATTTAACAAAATCAATATGAACGATGACTATAAACTATGAACTGACTTTATGCGATTAATGCTTAAAATTGCCTGGCGCAACATATTTCGTCACAAAGGAAAAAGCTTTGTTATCGGTATCATTTTATTCCTCGGGGCGCTGCTTATGACGTTGGGTAATGGTATAATAACAGGCATGAATGACGGTATCAAGAAAAACATAGTGAACGCATTCATGGGTGACATAGTGTTGATATCCGATAAACAAAAGACCGATAACGTATTTTTTGATTTCATGGGAGCATCAGTAGAGCCTATAAGCACATATAAGCAGATAGATGCAATCCTTAAAACTCAGAATTATGTAGACCGATACCTACCTGTTGGGAAAAATCTTGCTATGATATTGCAAGAGGATGAAAACACACCAAGCCCCGCTTATCTTTTAGGTGTCAATATTGTACAATATCAAAAAATGTTTCCTAATAGTTTTAAGGTCATAGAAGGTCGGTTGCTTAAGCCGGGAGAAAGAGGAATTTTGATACCAACCCATGTCCGTAACGAACATATATATACCGCTTTTAATACATGGATTATTCCGGAAAACGGCAAGCTTATAAAACAGAATATGACAAAGGAAGCCCTTGAAAATATTCAAAATATCACTATTTCTTCAAGTATTGTTCTTATGGGAATGGCAAACGGTGTGAACTCTGCTACTGATGTCAGATTTGTAGTTAAAGGTATAGTGAAATATAATGCGCTTAAAACTATGTTTGGTCATTTCTGTATTACGGATATTGAATCATATCGTGAATGTCTTGGTTATTTTTCCACAGCAGATACTGCTGTTGATGTCCCAAAGGAAGAGAAGAAATTGTTAACCATGGGAAGTTCCGACCTTGACTCTATGTTCGGGTCAGAATCTCTTGTTATATCAAATACCCAGAATAAAGCACCGAAACTTAAAAAATCCGGTACATCAGCGCAAAAAGAACAAACAAATATAGAAAGCGGGATTTACAATATTGTTTTCGTCAAACTTAAAGATGGAGTCTCATACCAGGTAGCTATCGCAAAACTGAATCGCGTACTTTCGGAATCAAAAACCGGAGTAAGAGCGATTACATGGAATAAGGCATCGGGTCCTATTGGCAGCATGGCGATAATTATTAAAGGGGCATTGTTTGTTTTCGTAACAATACTTTTTTGTGTAGCGGTTATAATTATCATTAATACGCTTACTATGGCGGCGCTGGAAAGAACTTCTGAAATAGGAATGATGCGTGCGGTCGGTGCAAGAAAGTCATTTATTGGGGGAATGTTCATTGGGGAAACTGGAATACTATCTGCAGTTTTCGGCGGTGCCGGTATCATCACAGGCATAATAATAGTCAAACTGATACCGCTGTTTAAAATAACTACTTCTAATGATATGGTTCAGCTGCTTTATGGCGGCGATATTTTTCATCCGGTGCTGATGGTGCCGGATATCAGCCTGACGGTACTGCAGTTAATATTTGTTACTATTATTGCGGCGCTATATCCGGTAGGTGTTGCCAGAGGCATTACGCCGTTAGATGCGATTTCTAGGGACTGATAAGACAAGGGGCGTTACTATTTAAAGGGAATTAAAAAATGAAACTTATAATAATGTTAAGTCTGCGTAACCTTTTCCGTCAAAAACGGAGAAATATATTTTTGGGTATTGCTATGGCGATGGGTGTGACGATTCTAGTCATTGCTAACTCGTTTTCTCATGGCATTTCAGATATAATGTTCAATAAAATAATGCGCTGGGTGACAGGACAAGTGACGGTTCGCTTCAATGAAAGAGGCAGAGTATCCAGAGAATTGTTCCGTGATAAAGACCGCATTATGGCAATAATTAAAAGCGAGCCGGGTGTTGTTGAAGCGGATGCTGGCGTCGGGATGTTCATGCGTGCCATCGGGAATGGAAAGTCGGACAACGTAATACTGGTTGGTGTGAACACTACTCAAAGCATAAGCGAAAAAACCAGAAAAGAAGTTGAAGAATCATTCAGGCTGATAGATGGGACATGGAAGGATTTGGAAAATTCAGCTATAGAAAATCCTGTGATAGTTTCGGAGGAAAAAGCGCGATATCTAAATGTAAAGAGAAACGATATTATCCGCGTACGTTTCCGGAATATGTTTAGTCAGGACCAGGCAGCCCGGCTTACAATTGTAGGAATTATGAAAAACGACAAC
This portion of the Elusimicrobiota bacterium genome encodes:
- a CDS encoding radical SAM protein, whose protein sequence is MNSEKNISVCLLTPYSGEREYELCDPILGLTYLSSSLSKNNINNCIVDTRAGKLNVSEAVKSVIKYNPEIVGISCTTNQFPNGLMIAEQLKSIRPEIMIVFGGPHVSALPDELIKHKFIDYIIQGEGEYSFINLVKHILADEKLNEGGIYFKKDNILQSTGPAKLIEKLDNIPFPDFSKLDIKTYFKRQKMFAHTKRVPYLSIITSRGCPGKCVFCSKAVYKQRCCMRSPENMIEEIERDIKDYKVKEIRIYDDCFTLSKSRVIEFCKLAVKKKLDVSFALPNGIRIDQVDKEMLEYMRAAGFYMLFFGVESGDQKVLDIINKGIKIEEIKQAVKLCKKMGFYTCMYLVVGLPGSSSESEKMSLKLLKELNPNFIGVSMVTPYPGSELYNEMMRNKKSLQKSWNTYKHDYTSNKGDLLYIPAGMTQDEVIYWYKKMYRDFYLRPAFWFNQFRNISWLPRRFCFFTSSAYRRFFKGF
- a CDS encoding DUF2723 domain-containing protein, producing the protein MSKHKKNKINHQFKNNVNQPVSREDWTDFIFSRKELIVAFAIFISVFCVYLLTFCKMFFFDALMFASLIAEKESGWSSRLAWANHLSFNFYGNLFWKFLKFIGLQKIVETAPPEGYSTLQVMNSLFGSLTSALFFLWLKKLTGKNWIAICFSLLLAFSNTFWWRSTDAHVYPPSVFHTFISLWLAWSYMRYPNRKKLLILACSLGLTVLMHQGNIFLIPAIAVAVLYVKKERIKNFAIFSAVTGFIIVIPYLWALTYQERILLSRDGNLVINQKSVLASYKWLLGNADYIGPEGKMDLKQNGYWKMFNLKNMTIVNTKVLMNCIWFRSGFGTPGNQFWPIVSKIIFISLSLFFFFKVKFWKKQPHIFALFVIWMGTYILIVTNFNPGNGDYWYQHLITIFILIAYSFSEFLNDENVSLLLRKAVMGLFLCSVVVIPTVNFFDSIYPISRVENNENYLKALFIKKYVEKGGVVIISGIGWNPGKVYIPSFANVGRISFDLIFCYNPKAEGLRILKNQVETLISQGMNVYALSEIFSEVTGKGLKDWNVSMNEIKDIFKWYDFKILGTYRDGMKIMQLFPKKGSAAYYRGSGISYYNAKEYNKSLEDFLNIPESSKTAFDYKLIGNCYILTNNIQTALPFWKRALQLSPSDTELKRLIDHYSHPQ
- a CDS encoding TolC family protein, whose product is MKKKTTILLVIFFNILFYNYCAAQEILTIEKYLSQVEENNPDIKSVELSIKAIDQKILEMDMAYSPYFSGNFNYMDDKSGPGFGSTLPTQEMWLTSWNLGLNKKFPFGSLVSLGYIDSTAEFDLTQPTVIIGPDKVSNFKGYDIKPFVRVKQSLLKDYNSRLTQSGIKKAKNAARAGQYMQIFKKQQILLKAQSAYLSLSFDREVVYFRKKSLERAEKIFKWNEDKYNLNLADKSDLLQSQAGYKLRDFNLTMAVEDEVTACRNFNEIRGKSSEVVEEQLQKLEEISKDYEGTGSLTYSGQRADVLSAKMFYESSKFANTEAQYRSGPELSVFGLASLHGLDLNYSDAWSQVTGADKPTYTVGVNFMTSLDFGLIKKVRNGYTIDVKSYEESLIKTELSAKNDWEQILKNWNNVKSRLINAVEIKNIQSERLDNEQQRFQRGRTTTFQLLAAQNDLDDAELNVYRLILEQMITHAQTNLYNTKPIE
- a CDS encoding efflux RND transporter permease subunit encodes the protein MNLARLSIKRPTFVTAVIVVMLIVGFIFMKRMSVDMFPDVTFPYVGVTTIYPGAGPQEMETLVSKVLEEQISSIAGLKNVTSTSQDGLSLVFAEFNLGTDAKYAEQQVKDKVAQVRNNLPNDIKEPIIKRFDPADRPILFLSLSANLNPAELYDLADTTIKNGLEQIANVSSVEIIGGTKREIQVNLDLKKLKEYETSLSMVAGRVAANSENIPIGKVSQGVNELTFRSIGEYKSVDQIKNVVVNFFGSDVPVTIDKLGEVNDTTEEVKTLGLLNGKSALLIDVYKQSGSNTVEVSDSLMKRISKLNDILKNVRGTPSLAIIQDGARPIRMNLEDVRNTIFEGILLAIIVVFLFLGSLRSTFITVIALPNSLVGAFIFMGLAGFSINMLSLMALSLTVGLLIDDAIVVRENIFRHIENGETPMVAAQKGTDEVMLAVIATTLTVIAVFLPVGFLQGMVGQFFKEFGLTVVFAMTISLFDALTTAPMLSAYMISNIKPEKKKDSVLVSILNAPVRWFGIVQDWLDKVYENTIRFTLKHKLTIIFLAVFIFLSSLGLIKNIPKTFMPSNEFGEFFVSLEADPGCSLSQMEKYTNEVDVILRKEKDIEYVSATIGNTNGESNVASLYIKMVPSNQRKRSTADMKEYVRNILSPYAKILHLKVNDMSMGGGDQQPFNFMLVGDNLDDLAKISNGLIDKLKKIPGLVDVDTNYKPGKPEYQIKMNPSKMIKLGVQSITAGLELRGMVEGIIPAKYRENGLEYDIRIKLQNDQRDLSKLFSSLYVPNVNMQLVKLSNIADPVKTTGPSKIYRRNRSRYVMIVGNMGKNGAIGDITAQAKKILSKEKLPEGVTYEFIGTSEDMMDLFKNMMIAAALSIIFIYLALASLYESLIIPFTIMLALPLAIVGGLIATFVAHQTLNMFTMIGFIMLLGLVTKNSILLVDYTQRLIRKGIDCNEAIVKAGLTRLRPILMTTFALIAGMMPLALGLSEVGKSRRGMGIAIIGGLVSSTVLTLVVIPAVFGYMDTLRRWTRKLVGRPELREIDKEED
- a CDS encoding TetR/AcrR family transcriptional regulator, with translation MPKPKSWDPEVKRQKILNAAIKILNNKEYHKCPIDEIAKNAGVAKGTVYLYFKSKEELYFSILFMLTDKLNEMADDIYKSNLSASKKLLLFLEKQLDFMGKYRNIFMAVRQNLKSHKEKFHNALNKKINVLMDIVSQIIEKGKKDGEFKSFPSSSLAALYLSLMSVNIHQKIGMHNKMIEINITPQFIWDVFSKGIEK
- a CDS encoding ABC transporter ATP-binding protein → MSIIEIKGLQKEYPLGTTTVHALRGVDLNVNEGDFMSIIGPSGSGKTTLLNVIGCIDFATTGSVKVSGREITLLNDKEITDIRLNKIGFIFQTFNLIPVLDVIENVEFPLLLMKKQPAAEIRKRAEKLIDEVGLKEFMKHRPAELSGGQRQRVAIARALVTNPDIVLADEPTANLDSVTGDQILELMREMNRIEKTTFIFSTHDANVLKYANNITKIKDGLIEINS
- a CDS encoding FtsX-like permease family protein; this encodes MTLGNGIITGMNDGIKKNIVNAFMGDIVLISDKQKTDNVFFDFMGASVEPISTYKQIDAILKTQNYVDRYLPVGKNLAMILQEDENTPSPAYLLGVNIVQYQKMFPNSFKVIEGRLLKPGERGILIPTHVRNEHIYTAFNTWIIPENGKLIKQNMTKEALENIQNITISSSIVLMGMANGVNSATDVRFVVKGIVKYNALKTMFGHFCITDIESYRECLGYFSTADTAVDVPKEEKKLLTMGSSDLDSMFGSESLVISNTQNKAPKLKKSGTSAQKEQTNIESGIYNIVFVKLKDGVSYQVAIAKLNRVLSESKTGVRAITWNKASGPIGSMAIIIKGALFVFVTILFCVAVIIIINTLTMAALERTSEIGMMRAVGARKSFIGGMFIGETGILSAVFGGAGIITGIIIVKLIPLFKITTSNDMVQLLYGGDIFHPVLMVPDISLTVLQLIFVTIIAALYPVGVARGITPLDAISRD